A part of Flavobacteriaceae bacterium GSB9 genomic DNA contains:
- the mraZ gene encoding division/cell wall cluster transcriptional repressor MraZ — protein MDLITGTYDCKVDAKGRLMMPASIKKQLSAVLQDGFVLRRSVFQKCLELYPMAEWQALMQKMNKLNKFKKKNNDFIRRFTAGAKIVEVDVNGRLLIPKELTVFANISKNIVVASAINIIEIWDKGLYEQAIDDAAIDFADLAEEVMGQDDDDHGIS, from the coding sequence GTGGACTTAATTACAGGAACATACGATTGCAAAGTTGATGCGAAGGGCAGGTTAATGATGCCAGCTTCCATCAAAAAGCAGCTTTCTGCCGTTTTGCAGGATGGGTTTGTTTTGCGCAGGTCGGTGTTTCAAAAGTGCTTGGAGCTCTACCCAATGGCCGAATGGCAAGCACTTATGCAGAAGATGAACAAGTTGAATAAGTTCAAAAAGAAGAACAACGATTTTATCAGAAGATTTACGGCGGGAGCAAAAATTGTTGAAGTTGACGTAAATGGAAGATTGTTGATCCCGAAGGAATTGACGGTTTTTGCGAATATTTCAAAAAACATTGTTGTGGCTTCGGCCATTAATATCATTGAGATATGGGATAAAGGCCTTTATGAACAGGCCATTGACGATGCGGCAATAGATTTTGCTGATTTAGCCGAAGAAGTAATGGGACAAGATGACGACGACCATGGAATATCATAA
- the rsmH gene encoding 16S rRNA (cytosine(1402)-N(4))-methyltransferase RsmH yields the protein MEYHNPVLLKETVDGLNIKPDGVYVDVTFGGGGHSKEILSRLGEDGKLFAFDQDQDALKNTIDDDRFTLIHENFRYVKRFLRFHGVKKVDGILADFGVSSHQFDVAERGFSTRFEADLDMRMNQQNKLSAFHVVNEYDEEHLKQVLLQYGELRAAPAMARLIVSERKTAPIVTSGQLKAVLKKFLSPRHENKILAQIYQAIRIEVNQEIEVLKEFLVQTPEILKTGGRLSFISYHSLEDRLVKRFIRNGLFEGEPERDMFGRFEVPLKKVGGLIVPSKEEIKQNNRARSAKLRIAEKL from the coding sequence ATGGAATATCATAATCCGGTATTGTTAAAAGAAACGGTTGATGGTTTAAATATAAAACCAGATGGTGTCTATGTTGACGTTACGTTTGGCGGTGGCGGCCACAGTAAAGAAATATTAAGTAGGCTTGGGGAAGATGGTAAGTTGTTTGCTTTCGACCAGGATCAAGACGCTCTTAAAAACACAATTGATGACGATAGGTTTACGCTTATCCATGAGAATTTCAGGTATGTGAAGCGCTTTTTGAGATTTCATGGCGTAAAAAAAGTGGATGGCATTTTGGCAGATTTTGGTGTGTCGTCCCATCAGTTTGATGTTGCCGAACGGGGGTTTTCAACACGTTTTGAGGCTGATTTGGATATGCGAATGAATCAGCAAAATAAACTGTCTGCTTTTCATGTAGTTAATGAGTATGACGAAGAGCATTTGAAGCAGGTGTTGTTGCAATACGGTGAATTGCGTGCGGCTCCGGCTATGGCAAGGTTAATTGTAAGTGAGCGAAAAACAGCGCCAATTGTAACTAGCGGACAGTTAAAAGCCGTTTTGAAAAAGTTTTTGTCGCCTCGCCATGAAAACAAAATATTGGCTCAAATCTATCAGGCTATTAGGATTGAAGTGAATCAGGAAATAGAGGTTCTGAAAGAGTTTTTGGTGCAGACGCCAGAAATATTAAAAACAGGAGGCAGGTTGAGTTTTATATCCTATCATTCGTTGGAGGATAGGTTGGTAAAGCGTTTTATAAGAAACGGTTTGTTTGAGGGGGAGCCAGAACGCGATATGTTTGGGCGTTTTGAGGTGCCGTTAAAAAAAGTAGGTGGCTTGATTGTGCCTTCGAAGGAAGAAATAAAACAAAACAACAGGGCGAGAAGTGCTAAGCTTCGTATTGCTGAAAAATTATAG
- a CDS encoding S-adenosyl-methyltransferase, whose product MKKSLYNILKGTFLVSDDAFKNWRFILFVSGLAIIMIASSHSADKKVYEIARLKNEVKEMRSAFVDGRSRLMKLKMESHVVNVMKKKGLAPSVIPPKKIKVKSQN is encoded by the coding sequence ATGAAAAAGAGTTTGTATAACATATTAAAGGGAACATTTTTAGTTAGCGATGACGCTTTTAAAAACTGGAGGTTCATTTTGTTTGTCTCGGGCTTGGCTATAATAATGATTGCAAGTTCGCATAGTGCCGATAAAAAGGTTTATGAAATTGCCCGGTTAAAGAATGAGGTAAAGGAAATGCGTTCGGCTTTTGTTGATGGCCGTTCAAGGCTGATGAAGCTAAAAATGGAATCGCATGTTGTAAATGTTATGAAGAAAAAGGGGTTGGCGCCCTCGGTAATTCCACCAAAAAAAATAAAAGTAAAATCGCAAAACTGA
- a CDS encoding transpeptidase family protein, with protein sequence MFVFGLAVVFKLLSIQFVQGDKYRALATERVVKDVVIPANRGNVYSVNGNLLATSVPKYDIRFDALTPSATTFEEHIGPLSDSLSKYSGKSASAYEKALRRARANKHRYYLLARNIGYSDYIRFRNFPMLNLGAFKGGLIVEQKTKREHPMGAIAQRSIGYERFDDQGNVTRAGIDGAFGVKYLRGTNGQRKKQKIGKGQWKPLSDANEIEPKDGYDVYTTIDVNIQDIAHHALLRQLEAYEADHGCVVVMETKTGEIRAISNLGRNKNGTYYERLNYAVGESHEPGSTFKVMALMAALEDKVVDTSTVIDTKLGYKRFYGRAIYDTHGHGKISAARTLEVSSNIGLATIIDRGYSKNPKPFIRHLKTWGLDEPLGLPIIGEGKPVIPEPGDKIWSKNALPSMAYGYNLKLTPLQTLTFYNAIANDGVMVKPRFIREVRELDRVVETFDRKDSGKKICSDKTLKSIQTILKNVVERGTGRSLYSEHFSMAGKTGTAQTEYWMKDWKENRRYISSFAGYFPAENPKYSCIVVIHKPSVEKGYYGADVTGPVFKRVAQKIFTDTPIVDEVESLDVKVAEVENEFEAYYKTAQTYKTIMPNVVGMPAMDALALLENMQVDIKVKLSGHGIVRVQSVDKDAKLKNNQTITLKAS encoded by the coding sequence ATGTTCGTCTTCGGCCTAGCTGTGGTATTTAAACTATTGAGTATCCAGTTTGTTCAGGGCGATAAATACCGGGCTTTAGCTACCGAGCGTGTGGTTAAGGATGTTGTAATTCCTGCCAATCGCGGTAACGTGTATTCGGTGAATGGGAATTTATTGGCCACCTCGGTGCCCAAGTACGATATTAGGTTTGATGCCCTAACGCCATCAGCTACAACTTTTGAGGAACATATCGGTCCGCTTTCAGATTCACTTTCAAAATATTCAGGGAAATCAGCTAGTGCATACGAAAAAGCTTTAAGGCGAGCTCGAGCTAACAAACACCGCTACTACTTGTTGGCTAGGAATATTGGTTATTCTGATTATATCCGGTTTAGGAATTTTCCAATGCTAAACCTTGGTGCTTTTAAAGGCGGTTTAATTGTAGAACAAAAAACTAAGCGCGAGCACCCTATGGGAGCTATCGCCCAACGTTCTATAGGTTACGAACGATTTGATGATCAAGGTAATGTTACCCGTGCAGGGATTGATGGAGCTTTTGGTGTAAAGTATTTGCGTGGCACCAATGGGCAGCGAAAGAAACAGAAAATTGGAAAAGGGCAATGGAAGCCCTTGAGTGATGCTAATGAAATTGAGCCTAAAGATGGCTATGATGTTTATACCACCATTGATGTTAATATTCAAGATATAGCACATCATGCGTTGTTACGTCAATTGGAAGCTTATGAGGCCGATCATGGTTGTGTGGTGGTTATGGAAACCAAAACTGGAGAAATACGTGCTATTTCTAACTTAGGAAGAAATAAAAACGGAACCTATTACGAACGCTTAAACTATGCGGTAGGCGAATCGCACGAACCGGGATCTACGTTCAAAGTGATGGCTTTGATGGCTGCTTTGGAAGATAAAGTGGTCGATACCTCAACAGTAATCGATACTAAGCTAGGTTACAAACGCTTTTATGGGCGTGCCATTTACGATACGCATGGTCATGGTAAAATTTCAGCAGCGCGAACACTAGAGGTGTCTTCAAATATTGGGTTAGCGACCATTATTGATCGAGGGTATTCCAAGAACCCAAAACCATTTATTCGTCATTTGAAAACTTGGGGTTTAGATGAGCCTTTAGGGCTTCCAATTATAGGCGAGGGCAAACCTGTAATTCCTGAGCCGGGCGATAAAATATGGAGTAAAAATGCCTTGCCTTCTATGGCATATGGCTACAATCTGAAGTTAACGCCATTGCAAACCTTAACGTTTTATAATGCCATTGCTAATGATGGTGTTATGGTTAAACCAAGGTTTATCAGAGAGGTAAGGGAATTGGATCGGGTGGTCGAAACTTTTGATAGAAAAGACTCGGGTAAAAAAATATGCTCCGATAAGACATTGAAGTCCATCCAGACAATATTAAAAAATGTTGTGGAGCGTGGTACTGGACGTTCTCTATATTCAGAGCATTTTTCAATGGCGGGAAAAACTGGAACAGCACAAACAGAATATTGGATGAAAGATTGGAAGGAGAACAGAAGGTATATTTCATCGTTTGCGGGGTATTTTCCGGCGGAAAACCCTAAATACTCTTGTATTGTCGTGATTCATAAGCCAAGTGTTGAAAAGGGGTATTATGGTGCAGATGTTACCGGGCCTGTATTCAAAAGAGTCGCTCAAAAAATCTTTACAGATACGCCTATTGTTGATGAGGTTGAAAGTCTTGATGTAAAAGTGGCTGAAGTTGAAAACGAGTTTGAAGCGTATTACAAAACAGCCCAAACCTATAAGACCATAATGCCAAATGTAGTTGGTATGCCTGCAATGGACGCCTTGGCCTTATTGGAAAACATGCAGGTGGATATAAAAGTGAAGTTGAGTGGACATGGTATTGTAAGGGTGCAATCTGTAGACAAGGATGCCAAATTAAAAAATAACCAAACAATTACGCTTAAAGCATCATGA